A single Cyclopterus lumpus isolate fCycLum1 chromosome 15, fCycLum1.pri, whole genome shotgun sequence DNA region contains:
- the LOC117744483 gene encoding oocyte zinc finger protein XlCOF6-like isoform X1, with the protein MWSCVQQRVEDFVMTAATEICQLLKERDEEEEDSKMEVSLILMYFYYKSEEELLAVMRRCCEALLQDLRRLLEENQDLRRLQEENQDLRRLLEENQDLRRLQEENQDLRRLQEENQDLRRLQEENQDLRRLLEENQDLRRLQEENQDLRRLQEENQDLRRLQEENQDLRRLLEENQDLRRLQEENQDMRRLQEENQDLRRLLEENQDLRRLQEENQDLRRLLEENQDLRRLQEENQDLRRLQEEDKDLRSLREENQDLRSLQEENQDLRSFQEEDQEQNSFQEEDQQQNSFQEVDQEQNSLQEVDQEQKDNLPSCDQRSFHEAEGGAQVEASHQAGGSSQSERPFTCGKSFSGSVTVHQLSCSHCGKRFGTRSHLRAHLRSGGGVLTCSACGETVAARCLLRRHGLTCRVTDGGGFRCTECGKDFSKRSYLSAHRRVHLKDKPFQCPTCEKGFTTSRSVHVHQLTVHSGLRPFTCGVCRKTFSQRGGLRAHLRTHTGERPHTCEQCGNSFSSKSGLTVHRRVHTGEKAFVCDTCGKSFSVSANLRRHRLVHSGLREFGCDVCGCGFTQAAHLKAHRAVHTGEWAFICNACGKGFGQRGALLAHERSHAGLKPHGCGECGKSFSTSASLKRHQLAHGGRKAHACDECGKSFASAQILKTHRRLHTGAGGKAFSCDVCGRGYSSLGYLRTHRRCHSEGKPFGCARCQKAFSTQASAKLHERTHSGEKPYVCEVCGKRFSVSQNLIRHKRVHSGEKPFECGVCGKRFSQNNNLKAHLLVHSGQKPFSCSSCSRSCASMRSLREHKCVSAE; encoded by the exons atgtggTCCTGCGTGCAGCAGCGCGTGGAGGACTTCGTGATGACGGCGGCGACGGAAATCTGTCAGCTCCTTAAAGAgagagacgaagaagaagaagactcgAAGATGGAGGTCAGTCTGATTCTGATGTACTTCTACTACAAGTCTGAG gaggagctgctggctgTGATGAGGAGGTGCTGTGAAGCTCTGCTGCAGGACCTGAggaggctgctggaggagaaccaggaccTGAGGAGGCTTCaggaggagaaccaggacctgaggaggctgctggaggagaaccaggaccTGAGGAGGCTTCAAGAGGAGAACCAGGACCTGAGGAGGCTTCaggaggagaaccaggaccTGAGGAGGCTTCaggaggagaaccaggacctgaggaggctgctggaggagaaccaggaccTGAGGAGGCTTCAAGAGGAGAACCAGGACCTGAGGAGGCTTCaggaggagaaccaggaccTGAGGAGGCTTCaggaggagaaccaggacctgaggaggctgctggaggagaaccaggaccTGAGGAGGCTTCAGGAGGAGAACCAGGACATGAGGAGGCTTCaggaggagaaccaggacctgaggaggctgctggaggagaaccaggaccTGAGGAGGCTTCaggaggagaaccaggacctgaggaggctgctggaggagaaccaggaccTGAGGAGGCTTCAAGAGGAGAACCAGGACCTGAGGAGGCTtcaggaggaggacaaggaccTGAGGAGCCTTCGGGAGGAGAACCAGGACCTGAGGAGCCTTCaggaggagaaccaggaccTGAGGAGTTTtcaggaggaggaccaggagcagAACAGTTTTCAGGAGGAGGACCAGCAGCAGAACAGTTTTCAGGAGGTGGACCAGGAGCAGAACAGTCTTCAGGAGGTGGACCAGGAGCAGAAAGACAATCTACCATCATGTGATCAGAGGAGCTTCCATGAAGCTGAGGGAGGCGCTCAGGTGGAGGCGAGCCACCAAGCAGGTggaagcagccaatcagagcggcCCTTCACCTGCGGGAAGTCTTTCTCCGGCAGCGTCACAGTCCACCAGCTCAGCTGCTCCCACTGCGGGAAGCGGTTCGGCACCCGCAGCCACCTCAGGGCGCACCTGAGGTCCGGCGGGGGGGTGCTCACCTGCTCGGCCTGCGGCGAGACCGTGGCGGCGAGGTGCCTCCTCCGACGGCACGGACTCACCTGTCGGGTCACGGACGGCGGCGGGTTCAGGTGCACGGAGTGCGGGAAGGACTTTTCCAAACGCAGCTACTTGTCTGCACACCGGCGGGTCCACCTGAAGGACAAACCCTTCCAGTGTCCCACGTGTGAGAAGGGCTTCACCACGAGCCGCAGCGTCCACGTCCACCAGCTGACCGTCCACAGCGGGCTGAGGCCCTTCACCTGCGGCGTCTGCAGGAAGACCTTCAGCCAGCGCGGCGGCCTCAGGGCTCACCTGAGGACGCACACCGGGGAGCGGCCGCACACCTGCGAGCAGTGCGGGAACAGCTTCTCCAGCAAGAGCGGCCTGACGGTGCACCGCCGCGTCCACACTGGGGAGAAGGCCTTCGTCTGCGACACCTGCGGGAAGAGCTTCAGCGTGTCGGCCAACCTGCGGCGCCACCGGCTCGTCCACTCGGGCCTCCGGGAGTTTGGCTGCGACGTGTGCGGCTGCGGTTTCACGCAGGCGGCGCACCTGAAAGCGCACCGCGCCGTGCACACCGGCGAGTGGGCGTTCATCTGCAACGCCTGCGGAAAGGGCTTCGGGCAGCGCGGCGCGCTGCTGGCGCACGAGCGGAGCCACGCCGGCCTCAAACCGCATGGCTGCGGCGAGTGCGGGAAGAGCTTCTCCACGTCCGCTTCGCTGAAGCGCCACCAGCTCGCTCACGGCGGGCGGAAAGCTCACGCCTGCGACGAGTGCGGGAAAAGCTTCGCCAGCGCCCAGATCCTGAAGACTCACCGGCGGCTGCACACCGGCGCCGGCGGAAAAGCGTTCTCCTGCGACGTGTGCGGCCGCGGCTACAGCTCGCTCGGCTACCTGAGGACGCACCGGCGCTGCCACTCGGAGGGGAAACCCTTCGGCTGCGCCCGCTGCCAGAAGGCCTTCTCCACGCAGGCGAGCGCCAAGCTGCACGAGCGCACGCACAGCGGAGAGAAGCCGTACGTCTGCGAGGTCTGCGGGAAGAGATTCAGCGTGTCGCAGAACCTCATCAGACACAAACGCGTCCACAGCGGAGAGAAACCCTTCGAGTGCGGCGTCTGCGGCAAGCGGTTCAGTCAGAACAACAACCTGAAGGCTCACCTGCTGGTCCACTCGGGTCAGAAGCcgttcagctgctcctcctgcagccggaGCTGCGCCTCCATGAGGAGCCTCAGGGAGCACAAGTGCGTCTCAGCTGAATGA
- the apmap gene encoding adipocyte plasma membrane-associated protein isoform X1: MNETEGLRFRRVHRPQVITDELPEHRNKGTGSTYSGKVFQVTLLSLGGFLLLPLLVIVLILESPIHPEVFSLKEPPLMKGCWEPNLKLREAQRLFEDQITGPESIANIGDVLYSGTADGKIVKLIGRRVHTVTRLGKLPCGSREEESSCGRPLGIRVGPNGTLFVADAYLGLFQVNPTTGEATRLVSGGQVVAGRKLSFINDVAVTQDGKKVYFTDSSSRWQRRDYLHLIMEATADGRVLEYDTDSRELTVVMENLRFPNGIQLLPDEESVLVAETTMARIRRVHVAGLNKGGMDTFIDNLPGFPDNIRPSSTGGYWVAMSTVRPNPGFSMLDFLSQRPWIKKFIFKLFSQEVLMKFVPRYSLVAELHDGGVCTRSFHDPNGLVAAHVSEVHEHDGSLYLGSYHSPYIAKLDLSKV; this comes from the exons ATGAACGAGACCGAGGGGCTCCGGTTCCGAAGGGTGCACCGGCCGCAGGTCATCACCGACGAGCTGCCGGAGCACCGGAACAAGGGCACCGG cagcacctACAGTGGGAAGGTGTTCCAGGTGACTCTGCTCTCTCTGGGCGGcttcctgctgcttcctctcctgGTCATCGTCCTCATCCTCGAGTCCCCCATCCACCCCGAAGTCTTCAG TCTGAAGGAGCCTCCCCTGATGAAGGGCTGCTGGGAGCCAAACCTGAAGCTCCGAGAGGCTCAGAGACTGTTTGAGGACCAGATCACCGGACCAGAGTCCATCGCCAACATCGGAG ATGTGTTGTACTCTGGAACAGCTGACGGCAAGATCGTGAAGCTGATTGGTCGACGGGTTCACACGGTGACGAGACTCGGGAAACTGCCGTGTG GCTCCAGGGAGGAGGAGTCCAGCTGTGGGAGGCCGCTGGGGATCCGGGTCGGACCCAACGGGACCCTCTTTGTGGCCGACGCCTACCTGGGTCTGTTCCAGGTGAACCCCACCACAG GTGAGGCGACCCGGTTGGTGTCGGGGGGTCAGGTGGTCGCCGGCAGGAAGCTGTCGTTCATCAACGACGTGGCGGTGACTCAGGACGGGAAGAAGGTCTACTTCACCGACTCCAGCAGCAGGTGGCAGCGCAGAGACTACCTGCACCTCATCATGGAGGCCACGGCCGATGGGAG AGTGCTGGAGTACGACACCGACAGCAGAGAGCTGACGGTGGTGATGGAGAACCTCCGCTTCCCAAACGGCATCCAGCTGCTCCCCGACGAGGAGTCGGTGCTGGTGGCGGAGACCACCATGGCCCGGATCCGCAG AGTCCATGTTGCTGGTCTCAACAAAGGAGGGATGGACACCTTCATCGACAACCTGCCCGGCTTTCCCGACAACATTCGTCCGAGCTCGACCGGCGGCTACTGGGTTGCCATGTCAACGGTGCGACCGAACCCCGGCTTCTCCATGCTGGACTTCCTGTCCCAGAGACCCTGGATCAAGAAATTCATCTTCAAG CTCTTCAGTCAGGAGGTGCTGATGAAGTTCGTCCCTCGGTACAGCCTGGTGGCGGAGCTCCACGACGGCGGCGTCTGCACTCGGAGCTTCCACGACCCCAACGGCCTGGTGGCGGCTCACGTCAGCGAAGTCCACGAGCATGATGGGAGTCTGTACCTGGGCTCCTACCACTCGCCCTACATCGCCAAACTCGACCTGAGCAAGgtctaa
- the LOC117744483 gene encoding oocyte zinc finger protein XlCOF6-like isoform X3: MRRCCEALLQDLRRLLEENQDLRRLQEENQDLRRLLEENQDLRRLQEENQDLRRLQEENQDLRRLQEENQDLRRLLEENQDLRRLQEENQDLRRLQEENQDLRRLQEENQDLRRLLEENQDLRRLQEENQDMRRLQEENQDLRRLLEENQDLRRLQEENQDLRRLLEENQDLRRLQEENQDLRRLQEEDKDLRSLREENQDLRSLQEENQDLRSFQEEDQEQNSFQEEDQQQNSFQEVDQEQNSLQEVDQEQKDNLPSCDQRSFHEAEGGAQVEASHQAGGSSQSERPFTCGKSFSGSVTVHQLSCSHCGKRFGTRSHLRAHLRSGGGVLTCSACGETVAARCLLRRHGLTCRVTDGGGFRCTECGKDFSKRSYLSAHRRVHLKDKPFQCPTCEKGFTTSRSVHVHQLTVHSGLRPFTCGVCRKTFSQRGGLRAHLRTHTGERPHTCEQCGNSFSSKSGLTVHRRVHTGEKAFVCDTCGKSFSVSANLRRHRLVHSGLREFGCDVCGCGFTQAAHLKAHRAVHTGEWAFICNACGKGFGQRGALLAHERSHAGLKPHGCGECGKSFSTSASLKRHQLAHGGRKAHACDECGKSFASAQILKTHRRLHTGAGGKAFSCDVCGRGYSSLGYLRTHRRCHSEGKPFGCARCQKAFSTQASAKLHERTHSGEKPYVCEVCGKRFSVSQNLIRHKRVHSGEKPFECGVCGKRFSQNNNLKAHLLVHSGQKPFSCSSCSRSCASMRSLREHKCVSAE, encoded by the coding sequence ATGAGGAGGTGCTGTGAAGCTCTGCTGCAGGACCTGAggaggctgctggaggagaaccaggaccTGAGGAGGCTTCaggaggagaaccaggacctgaggaggctgctggaggagaaccaggaccTGAGGAGGCTTCAAGAGGAGAACCAGGACCTGAGGAGGCTTCaggaggagaaccaggaccTGAGGAGGCTTCaggaggagaaccaggacctgaggaggctgctggaggagaaccaggaccTGAGGAGGCTTCAAGAGGAGAACCAGGACCTGAGGAGGCTTCaggaggagaaccaggaccTGAGGAGGCTTCaggaggagaaccaggacctgaggaggctgctggaggagaaccaggaccTGAGGAGGCTTCAGGAGGAGAACCAGGACATGAGGAGGCTTCaggaggagaaccaggacctgaggaggctgctggaggagaaccaggaccTGAGGAGGCTTCaggaggagaaccaggacctgaggaggctgctggaggagaaccaggaccTGAGGAGGCTTCAAGAGGAGAACCAGGACCTGAGGAGGCTtcaggaggaggacaaggaccTGAGGAGCCTTCGGGAGGAGAACCAGGACCTGAGGAGCCTTCaggaggagaaccaggaccTGAGGAGTTTtcaggaggaggaccaggagcagAACAGTTTTCAGGAGGAGGACCAGCAGCAGAACAGTTTTCAGGAGGTGGACCAGGAGCAGAACAGTCTTCAGGAGGTGGACCAGGAGCAGAAAGACAATCTACCATCATGTGATCAGAGGAGCTTCCATGAAGCTGAGGGAGGCGCTCAGGTGGAGGCGAGCCACCAAGCAGGTggaagcagccaatcagagcggcCCTTCACCTGCGGGAAGTCTTTCTCCGGCAGCGTCACAGTCCACCAGCTCAGCTGCTCCCACTGCGGGAAGCGGTTCGGCACCCGCAGCCACCTCAGGGCGCACCTGAGGTCCGGCGGGGGGGTGCTCACCTGCTCGGCCTGCGGCGAGACCGTGGCGGCGAGGTGCCTCCTCCGACGGCACGGACTCACCTGTCGGGTCACGGACGGCGGCGGGTTCAGGTGCACGGAGTGCGGGAAGGACTTTTCCAAACGCAGCTACTTGTCTGCACACCGGCGGGTCCACCTGAAGGACAAACCCTTCCAGTGTCCCACGTGTGAGAAGGGCTTCACCACGAGCCGCAGCGTCCACGTCCACCAGCTGACCGTCCACAGCGGGCTGAGGCCCTTCACCTGCGGCGTCTGCAGGAAGACCTTCAGCCAGCGCGGCGGCCTCAGGGCTCACCTGAGGACGCACACCGGGGAGCGGCCGCACACCTGCGAGCAGTGCGGGAACAGCTTCTCCAGCAAGAGCGGCCTGACGGTGCACCGCCGCGTCCACACTGGGGAGAAGGCCTTCGTCTGCGACACCTGCGGGAAGAGCTTCAGCGTGTCGGCCAACCTGCGGCGCCACCGGCTCGTCCACTCGGGCCTCCGGGAGTTTGGCTGCGACGTGTGCGGCTGCGGTTTCACGCAGGCGGCGCACCTGAAAGCGCACCGCGCCGTGCACACCGGCGAGTGGGCGTTCATCTGCAACGCCTGCGGAAAGGGCTTCGGGCAGCGCGGCGCGCTGCTGGCGCACGAGCGGAGCCACGCCGGCCTCAAACCGCATGGCTGCGGCGAGTGCGGGAAGAGCTTCTCCACGTCCGCTTCGCTGAAGCGCCACCAGCTCGCTCACGGCGGGCGGAAAGCTCACGCCTGCGACGAGTGCGGGAAAAGCTTCGCCAGCGCCCAGATCCTGAAGACTCACCGGCGGCTGCACACCGGCGCCGGCGGAAAAGCGTTCTCCTGCGACGTGTGCGGCCGCGGCTACAGCTCGCTCGGCTACCTGAGGACGCACCGGCGCTGCCACTCGGAGGGGAAACCCTTCGGCTGCGCCCGCTGCCAGAAGGCCTTCTCCACGCAGGCGAGCGCCAAGCTGCACGAGCGCACGCACAGCGGAGAGAAGCCGTACGTCTGCGAGGTCTGCGGGAAGAGATTCAGCGTGTCGCAGAACCTCATCAGACACAAACGCGTCCACAGCGGAGAGAAACCCTTCGAGTGCGGCGTCTGCGGCAAGCGGTTCAGTCAGAACAACAACCTGAAGGCTCACCTGCTGGTCCACTCGGGTCAGAAGCcgttcagctgctcctcctgcagccggaGCTGCGCCTCCATGAGGAGCCTCAGGGAGCACAAGTGCGTCTCAGCTGAATGA
- the LOC117743975 gene encoding cystatin-F yields the protein MMGLKTLLLVSLLAARELMLAAGSHHGRPMPGSPINISRKDPVLRQVVLRAACSFNNQSNDAFLFKPSAIHRAQRQVVKGVQYIVDMEISRTVCRKRDDNNNNNNLSTCNFQPEGRLQQTFQCHTEVWVIPWKNETRTLVLDCKP from the exons ATGATGGGACTGAAGACGCTGCTGCTGGTCTCGCTGCTCGCTGCTCGGG AGCTGATGCTGGCGGCGGGCAGCCATCATGGCCGCCCCATGCCCGGGTCTCCAATCAACATCAGCAGGAAGGACCCCGTCCTCCGGCAGGTCGTCCTCAGAGCCGCCTGCTCCTTCAACAACCAATCAAACGACGCCTTCCTCTTCAAGCCCTCGGCCATCCACAGAGCACAGCGGCAG GTTGTTAAGGGGGTCCAGTACATTGTGGATATGGAGATTTCCAGAACCGTCTGCCGTAAAcgagacgacaacaacaacaacaacaacctgtcCACCTGTAACTTTCAGCCTGAAGGTcgcctgcagcag ACGTTTCAGTGCCACACTGAGGTCTGGGTGATCCCCTGGAAGAACGAGACCAGGACTCTGGTGTTGGACTGTAAACCCTGA
- the apmap gene encoding adipocyte plasma membrane-associated protein isoform X2 — protein sequence MNETEGLRFRRVHRPQVITDELPEHRNKGTGTYSGKVFQVTLLSLGGFLLLPLLVIVLILESPIHPEVFSLKEPPLMKGCWEPNLKLREAQRLFEDQITGPESIANIGDVLYSGTADGKIVKLIGRRVHTVTRLGKLPCGSREEESSCGRPLGIRVGPNGTLFVADAYLGLFQVNPTTGEATRLVSGGQVVAGRKLSFINDVAVTQDGKKVYFTDSSSRWQRRDYLHLIMEATADGRVLEYDTDSRELTVVMENLRFPNGIQLLPDEESVLVAETTMARIRRVHVAGLNKGGMDTFIDNLPGFPDNIRPSSTGGYWVAMSTVRPNPGFSMLDFLSQRPWIKKFIFKLFSQEVLMKFVPRYSLVAELHDGGVCTRSFHDPNGLVAAHVSEVHEHDGSLYLGSYHSPYIAKLDLSKV from the exons ATGAACGAGACCGAGGGGCTCCGGTTCCGAAGGGTGCACCGGCCGCAGGTCATCACCGACGAGCTGCCGGAGCACCGGAACAAGGGCACCGG cacctACAGTGGGAAGGTGTTCCAGGTGACTCTGCTCTCTCTGGGCGGcttcctgctgcttcctctcctgGTCATCGTCCTCATCCTCGAGTCCCCCATCCACCCCGAAGTCTTCAG TCTGAAGGAGCCTCCCCTGATGAAGGGCTGCTGGGAGCCAAACCTGAAGCTCCGAGAGGCTCAGAGACTGTTTGAGGACCAGATCACCGGACCAGAGTCCATCGCCAACATCGGAG ATGTGTTGTACTCTGGAACAGCTGACGGCAAGATCGTGAAGCTGATTGGTCGACGGGTTCACACGGTGACGAGACTCGGGAAACTGCCGTGTG GCTCCAGGGAGGAGGAGTCCAGCTGTGGGAGGCCGCTGGGGATCCGGGTCGGACCCAACGGGACCCTCTTTGTGGCCGACGCCTACCTGGGTCTGTTCCAGGTGAACCCCACCACAG GTGAGGCGACCCGGTTGGTGTCGGGGGGTCAGGTGGTCGCCGGCAGGAAGCTGTCGTTCATCAACGACGTGGCGGTGACTCAGGACGGGAAGAAGGTCTACTTCACCGACTCCAGCAGCAGGTGGCAGCGCAGAGACTACCTGCACCTCATCATGGAGGCCACGGCCGATGGGAG AGTGCTGGAGTACGACACCGACAGCAGAGAGCTGACGGTGGTGATGGAGAACCTCCGCTTCCCAAACGGCATCCAGCTGCTCCCCGACGAGGAGTCGGTGCTGGTGGCGGAGACCACCATGGCCCGGATCCGCAG AGTCCATGTTGCTGGTCTCAACAAAGGAGGGATGGACACCTTCATCGACAACCTGCCCGGCTTTCCCGACAACATTCGTCCGAGCTCGACCGGCGGCTACTGGGTTGCCATGTCAACGGTGCGACCGAACCCCGGCTTCTCCATGCTGGACTTCCTGTCCCAGAGACCCTGGATCAAGAAATTCATCTTCAAG CTCTTCAGTCAGGAGGTGCTGATGAAGTTCGTCCCTCGGTACAGCCTGGTGGCGGAGCTCCACGACGGCGGCGTCTGCACTCGGAGCTTCCACGACCCCAACGGCCTGGTGGCGGCTCACGTCAGCGAAGTCCACGAGCATGATGGGAGTCTGTACCTGGGCTCCTACCACTCGCCCTACATCGCCAAACTCGACCTGAGCAAGgtctaa
- the LOC117744483 gene encoding oocyte zinc finger protein XlCOF6-like isoform X2, with the protein MWSCVQQRVEDFVMTAATEICQLLKERDEEEEDSKMEEELLAVMRRCCEALLQDLRRLLEENQDLRRLQEENQDLRRLLEENQDLRRLQEENQDLRRLQEENQDLRRLQEENQDLRRLLEENQDLRRLQEENQDLRRLQEENQDLRRLQEENQDLRRLLEENQDLRRLQEENQDMRRLQEENQDLRRLLEENQDLRRLQEENQDLRRLLEENQDLRRLQEENQDLRRLQEEDKDLRSLREENQDLRSLQEENQDLRSFQEEDQEQNSFQEEDQQQNSFQEVDQEQNSLQEVDQEQKDNLPSCDQRSFHEAEGGAQVEASHQAGGSSQSERPFTCGKSFSGSVTVHQLSCSHCGKRFGTRSHLRAHLRSGGGVLTCSACGETVAARCLLRRHGLTCRVTDGGGFRCTECGKDFSKRSYLSAHRRVHLKDKPFQCPTCEKGFTTSRSVHVHQLTVHSGLRPFTCGVCRKTFSQRGGLRAHLRTHTGERPHTCEQCGNSFSSKSGLTVHRRVHTGEKAFVCDTCGKSFSVSANLRRHRLVHSGLREFGCDVCGCGFTQAAHLKAHRAVHTGEWAFICNACGKGFGQRGALLAHERSHAGLKPHGCGECGKSFSTSASLKRHQLAHGGRKAHACDECGKSFASAQILKTHRRLHTGAGGKAFSCDVCGRGYSSLGYLRTHRRCHSEGKPFGCARCQKAFSTQASAKLHERTHSGEKPYVCEVCGKRFSVSQNLIRHKRVHSGEKPFECGVCGKRFSQNNNLKAHLLVHSGQKPFSCSSCSRSCASMRSLREHKCVSAE; encoded by the exons atgtggTCCTGCGTGCAGCAGCGCGTGGAGGACTTCGTGATGACGGCGGCGACGGAAATCTGTCAGCTCCTTAAAGAgagagacgaagaagaagaagactcgAAGATGGAG gaggagctgctggctgTGATGAGGAGGTGCTGTGAAGCTCTGCTGCAGGACCTGAggaggctgctggaggagaaccaggaccTGAGGAGGCTTCaggaggagaaccaggacctgaggaggctgctggaggagaaccaggaccTGAGGAGGCTTCAAGAGGAGAACCAGGACCTGAGGAGGCTTCaggaggagaaccaggaccTGAGGAGGCTTCaggaggagaaccaggacctgaggaggctgctggaggagaaccaggaccTGAGGAGGCTTCAAGAGGAGAACCAGGACCTGAGGAGGCTTCaggaggagaaccaggaccTGAGGAGGCTTCaggaggagaaccaggacctgaggaggctgctggaggagaaccaggaccTGAGGAGGCTTCAGGAGGAGAACCAGGACATGAGGAGGCTTCaggaggagaaccaggacctgaggaggctgctggaggagaaccaggaccTGAGGAGGCTTCaggaggagaaccaggacctgaggaggctgctggaggagaaccaggaccTGAGGAGGCTTCAAGAGGAGAACCAGGACCTGAGGAGGCTtcaggaggaggacaaggaccTGAGGAGCCTTCGGGAGGAGAACCAGGACCTGAGGAGCCTTCaggaggagaaccaggaccTGAGGAGTTTtcaggaggaggaccaggagcagAACAGTTTTCAGGAGGAGGACCAGCAGCAGAACAGTTTTCAGGAGGTGGACCAGGAGCAGAACAGTCTTCAGGAGGTGGACCAGGAGCAGAAAGACAATCTACCATCATGTGATCAGAGGAGCTTCCATGAAGCTGAGGGAGGCGCTCAGGTGGAGGCGAGCCACCAAGCAGGTggaagcagccaatcagagcggcCCTTCACCTGCGGGAAGTCTTTCTCCGGCAGCGTCACAGTCCACCAGCTCAGCTGCTCCCACTGCGGGAAGCGGTTCGGCACCCGCAGCCACCTCAGGGCGCACCTGAGGTCCGGCGGGGGGGTGCTCACCTGCTCGGCCTGCGGCGAGACCGTGGCGGCGAGGTGCCTCCTCCGACGGCACGGACTCACCTGTCGGGTCACGGACGGCGGCGGGTTCAGGTGCACGGAGTGCGGGAAGGACTTTTCCAAACGCAGCTACTTGTCTGCACACCGGCGGGTCCACCTGAAGGACAAACCCTTCCAGTGTCCCACGTGTGAGAAGGGCTTCACCACGAGCCGCAGCGTCCACGTCCACCAGCTGACCGTCCACAGCGGGCTGAGGCCCTTCACCTGCGGCGTCTGCAGGAAGACCTTCAGCCAGCGCGGCGGCCTCAGGGCTCACCTGAGGACGCACACCGGGGAGCGGCCGCACACCTGCGAGCAGTGCGGGAACAGCTTCTCCAGCAAGAGCGGCCTGACGGTGCACCGCCGCGTCCACACTGGGGAGAAGGCCTTCGTCTGCGACACCTGCGGGAAGAGCTTCAGCGTGTCGGCCAACCTGCGGCGCCACCGGCTCGTCCACTCGGGCCTCCGGGAGTTTGGCTGCGACGTGTGCGGCTGCGGTTTCACGCAGGCGGCGCACCTGAAAGCGCACCGCGCCGTGCACACCGGCGAGTGGGCGTTCATCTGCAACGCCTGCGGAAAGGGCTTCGGGCAGCGCGGCGCGCTGCTGGCGCACGAGCGGAGCCACGCCGGCCTCAAACCGCATGGCTGCGGCGAGTGCGGGAAGAGCTTCTCCACGTCCGCTTCGCTGAAGCGCCACCAGCTCGCTCACGGCGGGCGGAAAGCTCACGCCTGCGACGAGTGCGGGAAAAGCTTCGCCAGCGCCCAGATCCTGAAGACTCACCGGCGGCTGCACACCGGCGCCGGCGGAAAAGCGTTCTCCTGCGACGTGTGCGGCCGCGGCTACAGCTCGCTCGGCTACCTGAGGACGCACCGGCGCTGCCACTCGGAGGGGAAACCCTTCGGCTGCGCCCGCTGCCAGAAGGCCTTCTCCACGCAGGCGAGCGCCAAGCTGCACGAGCGCACGCACAGCGGAGAGAAGCCGTACGTCTGCGAGGTCTGCGGGAAGAGATTCAGCGTGTCGCAGAACCTCATCAGACACAAACGCGTCCACAGCGGAGAGAAACCCTTCGAGTGCGGCGTCTGCGGCAAGCGGTTCAGTCAGAACAACAACCTGAAGGCTCACCTGCTGGTCCACTCGGGTCAGAAGCcgttcagctgctcctcctgcagccggaGCTGCGCCTCCATGAGGAGCCTCAGGGAGCACAAGTGCGTCTCAGCTGAATGA